The window ctaaaatatcctgtttacacacgaccattacataatggtttacaatacaaatatgttacaacaaaataagtttcttgaatgcagtttttacacaatatcatacaagcatggactccaaatctcgtccttatttaagtatgcgacagcggaagctcttaataatcacctgagaataaacatgcttaaaacgtcaacaaaaatgttggtgagttataggtttaacatatatatatcaaatcataataatagaccacaagatttcatatttcaatacacatcccatacatagagataaaaatcattcatatggtgaacacctggtaaccgacattaacaagatgcatatataagaatatccccatcattccgggacacccttcggatatgatataaatttcgaagtactaaagcatccggtactttggatggggtttgttaggcccaatagatctatctttaggattcgcgtcaattagggtgtctgttccctaattcttagattaccagacttaataaaaaggggcatattcgatttcgataattcaaccatagaatgtagtttcacgtacttgtgtctattttgtaaatcatttataaaacctgtatgtattctcatcccaaaaatattagattttaaaagtgggactataactcactttcacagatttttacttcgtcgggaagtaagacttggccactggttgattcacgaacctataacaatatatacatatatatcaaagtatgttcaaaatatatttacaacacttttaatatattttgatgttttaagtttattaagtcacctgtcctcgttagtaacctacaactagttgtccacagttagatgtacagaaataaatcgataaatattatcttgaatcaatccacgacccagtgtatacgtatctcagtattgatcacatctcaaactatatatattttggaatcaacctcaaccctgtatagctaactccaacattcacatatagagtgtctatagttgttccgaaatatatatagatgtgtcgacatgataggtcgaaacattgtatacgtggctatggtatctcaagattacataatatacaatacaagttgattaagttatggttggaatagatttgttaccaattttcacgtagctaaaatgagaaaaattatccaatcttgttttacccataacttcttcattttaaattcgttttgagtgaatcaaattgctatggtttcatattgaactctattttatgaatctaaacagaaaaagtataggtttatagtcggaaaataagttacaagtcgtttttgtaaaggtagtcatttcagtcgaaagaacgacgtctagatgaccattttagaaaacatacttccactttgagtttaaccataatttttggatatagtttcatgtttataataaaattcattttctcagaataacaacttttaaatcaaagtttatcatagtttttaattaactaacccaaaacagcccgcggtgttactacgacggcgtaaatccggttttacggtgtttttcgtgtttccaggttttaaatcattaagttagcatatcatatagatataaaacatgtgtttatttgattttaaaagtcaagttagaaggattaacttttgtttgcgaacaagtttagaattaactaaactatgttctagtgattacaagtttaaaccttcgaataagatagctttatatgtatgaatcgaatgatgttatgaacatcattactaccttaagttccttggataaacctactggaaaagagaaaatggatctagcttcaacggatccttggatggctcgaagttcttgaagcagaatcatgacacgaaaacaagttcaagtaagatcatcacttgaaataagattgttatagttatataaattgaaccaaagtttgaatatgattattaccttgtattagaatgataacctactgtaagaaacaaagatttcttgaggttggatgatcaccttacaagattggaagtgagctagcaaacttgaaagtattcttgattttatgtaactagaacttgtagaatatatgaagaacacttagaacttgaagatagaacttgagagagatcaattagatgaataaaattgaagaatgaaagtgtttgtaggtatttttggtcgttggtgtatggattagatataaaggatatgtaattttgttttcatgtaaataagtcatgaatgattactcatatttttgtaattttatgagatatttcatgctagttgccaaatgatggttcccacatgtgttaggtgactcacatgggctgctaagagctgatcattggagtgtatataccaatagtacatacatctaaaagctgtgtattgtacgagtacgaatacgggtgcatacgagtagaattgttgatgaaactgaacgaggatgtaattgtaagcatttttgttaagtagaagtattttgataagtgtattgaagtctttcaaaagtgtataaatacatattaaaacactacatgtatatacattttaactgagtcgttaagtcatcgttagtcgttacatgtaagtgttgttttgaaacctttaggttaacgatcttgttaaatgttgttaacccaatatttataatatcaaatgagattttaaattattatattatcatgatattatcatgtatgaatatctcttaatatgatatatatatacattaaatgtctttacgacgataatcgttacatatatgtctcgtttaaaaatcattaagttagtagtcttgtttttacatatgtagttcattgttaatatacttaatgatatgtttacttatcatagtatcatgttaactatatatatatacccatatatatgtcatcatatagtttttacaagttttaacgttcgtgaatcaccggtcaacttgggtggtcatttgtctatatgaaacatatttcaattaatcaagtcttaacaagtttgattgcttaacatgttggaaacatttaatcatgtaaatatcaatctcaattaatatatataaacatggaaaagttcgggtcactacaagctggTGGGCCACGGTTGTCTTTTGCAAATGGGGTTTGGGTTGAGCAAACCGTTTCTCTTAAACCTTCTTTTAAACAGGTTGTGGAAACTGTTCATAAAGCTGCTTGTAATCATGTCAATTTCCAAACCAGGGTCAGTTCTATTTTAATTGCATTTATTTCTTTATTATTTGGAATGTTTGAATTTTCAAATACTTGGTTTGATTCCTGCTAAAAGATATAAAACTCATAGAAGTAGAATTGTAATAATAGGAATGTGTAGTTAAAATTTAGTACGGAATAATAGTCTATAAAGCACCGGATCAATAATTATGTGAGTTTCTTCCTCATATAGTCCTGTTAATTAGAGAAagtataaataaataacttttaaACATCCATGGAATTCCCCGACTCGTTCTAGCTAGGCGGGATTTTAAAGTAGTACGACTAGTCCCGAACTAGTCTGCAGTCGATTTATTTGGTCaaagttgtcagaatttcattttagCCGGTTAAAGTCGGATTTATTAGTTCAAAGTCATTTTATTCGGTCAAAGTAAGTCAATTATAAcgaaagtcaaagttggtcaacgtcCGACTAGTATCAGGTCTCCAACTTTTCCGATTAGTTTCTACATGGTCTCAATTGACTACTTTTAAAACTTGAGAAATAACTGCCTTATATATATGGTGATAGCTAATAGTTTTATGTATGTTTCTGATTATTAAAGGCTGCTGAGGTTGTTGAAGAAGTGAATTTGTGGGCCGAAAAACAAACTAACGGTCTCATTCAAGACATCCTTCCAGCTGGCGCGGTTGACAACTCTACGAGGCTCATATTTGCAAATGCAATCTATTTTAAGGGATCCTGGAGTGAAAAGTTTGACCCGTTAAAGACTAAAGACTTTGACTTTCACCTTCTTGATGGTAGCAAAGTTCTAGTACCCTTCATGACAAGCAAGAAAAAACAGTTCTTGCGCAAATATGAAGATTTCAAAGTATTAGGTCTTCCGTATGAAAATGGTAATGATAAACGACGTTTTACAATGTACATCTTCCTCCCAGATGCAAAAGATGGCATATCATCTTTAATACAAAAAGTCGGCTCCCTATCTGACTTTTTGGAGCGTCACATTCCACGCCGAAAAGGCGAGGTCGGGAAATTTTTGATCCCAAAGTTTAAGATTTCATTTGGGTTTGAAGCGTCTGAGACGTTGAAAGAATTAGGCCTCTTGTTGCCTTTTAGCAACACACAAGGTTTGAGTGAAATGTCTTACGTGGATGAAAAGTTGTATGTTTCGAGCATTCAACATAAATCATTCGTGGAGGTGAATGAAGAAGGTACCGAAGCTGCAGCAGTCACTGGAGCTGTCATTATGTTACAATCTGCCGAGATTACTTATGCTAAGGTTGACTTTGTGGCAGATCATCCGTTTTTGTTTGTGATTAAAGAAGATACAAGTGGAGCCGTGCTATTCATGGGTCAGATTGTTGATCCAACTATCAACTGATTCCGATGTTTACATCTTTGTGTATCGATCCACCCAAAAGTGACTTAGAGTGCGACTTTCAAGGAAACCACCACTTTACACCCCGATCCCATCGAGATAGTTCTCTTAAGAGTGGTAAATAGGTGATGAGAGGCAACATATGTTGTATATGAGAGTTTCGAATTCGGATTTCTGAGAGTCGTGTAATCACTTTCAGATCAAAGTATTTCGATGGTACTATCGAAATCTTCAATCGGATAAAACTCAGAATATTTGAACAATGAATCTGTGTTTTTTGTGTGTATAAATTTGATTAAAACGTACCAAATAAATAACCAAAAACCGGGTGTTTTATAACTACCGAATGGCAGTTCCATAACTGCCGAATGGCAGTTTCATAACTGCTAAAAAATGGGTGTTTTATCCGGGctttttattttgggtcaaaccgggtcaaaatcgaatttcaacacatttttaataaagcaatgttaacccagccaggggctctgccccttggaccctgccaggggttgccaccccttcgaCCCCGCTattgggggcgctgcccccgaacccccgtcatcagtgttgtaaatctcccgagatctctccgagatctcccccgagatctcgt of the Rutidosis leptorrhynchoides isolate AG116_Rl617_1_P2 chromosome 5, CSIRO_AGI_Rlap_v1, whole genome shotgun sequence genome contains:
- the LOC139846481 gene encoding serpin-ZX-like, which gives rise to MNTQQSIKNQTHVSITLSNHLLNKSYNSNVVFSPLSIHVVLNLIASGSKGQTLDHLLSFLKAKNMDELNALSSQLVSMIMIDGSPAVKSGGPRLSFANGVWVEQTVSLKPSFKQVVETVHKAACNHVNFQTRAAEVVEEVNLWAEKQTNGLIQDILPAGAVDNSTRLIFANAIYFKGSWSEKFDPLKTKDFDFHLLDGSKVLVPFMTSKKKQFLRKYEDFKVLGLPYENGNDKRRFTMYIFLPDAKDGISSLIQKVGSLSDFLERHIPRRKGEVGKFLIPKFKISFGFEASETLKELGLLLPFSNTQGLSEMSYVDEKLYVSSIQHKSFVEVNEEGTEAAAVTGAVIMLQSAEITYAKVDFVADHPFLFVIKEDTSGAVLFMGQIVDPTIN